The proteins below come from a single Bombus pyrosoma isolate SC7728 linkage group LG10, ASM1482585v1, whole genome shotgun sequence genomic window:
- the LOC122572213 gene encoding intraflagellar transport protein 122 homolog isoform X3, whose amino-acid sequence MIAYFTSHRRTLKWYIKLALELLLNTSISYAMILYKQATKTKIKVSDFRMALVMHFIQCHSLEPSNILIRQTLRHEMQKKEGEDLAEVLCIAEWNGTLSFYSISGKSLGKDRQLNFIPLKMCNFAGDQYILISGSNRQCLLMTYDGIQLINIGGTFSSWVWSCAVHPSSTHVALGCQDGTITYLQLSWDIIHGLYGDRYAYRENMTDVIIQNLITNQKVRIKCKDLIYRIAVYRNRLAVQLSERVIIYEPSNSNDGMHYRIYEKLNQTLNCNLLVVTTNNLILCTERQLQSLSFNGIIEREWILDGLVTYIKVVGGPIGQECLIIGLNTGYIVKIYLDNPFPAYIIKIEGSVRCLDISSLKEKIAVVSDHGILSVFDLYTEEKLQEFQNVNSVTFNNSFEDIMCFSSGEYLAIKVGDFAEYRQKFSGLVMGHNESKVYCLNGSSIVTLEVPLSLFMYQYIDIGLFSNAYNMACLGVADSDWFALGTAALENLELNIAYSSFARIKNLKYIEVLSEVEEKLKSGEWGREACMATAAAAMGKLKDAAKLFQKAGLQQYALTMYSDLRMFDIAQEFIVSGNNQDRTILLRKRAEWAKSLGEPRAAAEMFLSAGDVDRAINIIAEYGWIDMLIKVGRQLDKADRDNLTVIAKKLKKLGATHGAAEIFNRLGDDPDVADVLVEAQAWPEAFELAERNPKLKARIYGPYARWLAETGHFSEAQKAFQIAGQSDESVMVLIMLARNAVTEKRFRDASYFYWLLSQISLNLNKTVDELQTMFLQYYEKAEIYYAYHEVHKYVEEPFTSLMPEALFNIARFLLTKTENIQIEGVSRFTIIYTLLKQSSLLDANKLTMQLLEKLRKTKIPVNQLSQLEISNLNARASSYRDPEELLPLCYKCSTFNPLLPSSNQGQCVQCGLKFQYSFVMFEILPLVEFELEENISDEEAEKLINDSLSSSDDITTTNQFSVTSEIDLFTARLMKYEEKSSSSTIIVGRNVLKSMDPCTVLIIKWPKPFKTKYFKNLLPDLQITFCKSCLKLFHSDDYELALLRHGYCPFCRTVNKISN is encoded by the exons ATGATAGCATATTTTACATCACATAGAAGAACCCTCAagtggtatataaaattagctttagagttattgttaaatacatcaatttcatACGCGATGATACTCTATAAACAAGCAACAAAAACGAAAATCAAGGTATCAGATTTTAGAATGGCACTCGTAATGCATTTTATACAGTGCCATTCACTAGAGCCGTCAAATATTCTTATTCGACAAACATTGCGACACGaaatgcagaagaaagaagg GGAAGATTTAGCAGAAGTTCTCTGTATTGCAGAATGGAATGGAACCCTAtcgttttattcaatttcagGAAAATCATTGGGGAAAGATAGACAACTCAATTTTATACCACTTAAAATGTGTAACTTTGCAGGagatcaatatattttaatttctggaAGTAATAGACAGTGTTTATTAATGACATATGATGGGATACAATTGATTAACATTGGTggtacattttcttcttggGTTTGGAGTTGTGCTGTACATCCAAGTTCTACACATGTt GCATTAGGTTGTCAAGATGGTACAATAACATATTTGCAGTTATCTTGGGACATTATACATGGATTATATGGAGATAGATATGCATATAGAGAAAATATGACTgatgtaataatacaaaatttaattactaatcAAAAAGTTCGCATTAAGTGCAAAGATTTG atatatcgtattgctgtgTATAGAAACAGATTAGCAGTTCAATTATCGGAAcgtgtaataatttatgaacCATCAAATTCCAATGATGGAATGCATTAtcgaatatatgaaaaattaaatcaaacattaaattgtaatttacttGTTGTCACTACGAACAACTTAATTTTATGTACAGAAAGACAATTACAAAGTCTATCTTTCAATGGTATAATAGAAAGAGAATGGATACTTGATGGACTTGTAACTTATATAAAAGTTGTTGGTGGACCAATTGGACAAGAGTGCCTTATTATAG gTTTAAATACTGGCTATAtagtgaaaatatatttagataatCCTTTCCCAgcatacataataaaaattgaggGTTCTGTAAGATGCCTCGATATCAGTtcattaaaggaaaaaattgcTGTTGTTAGTGATCATGGAATCCTTTCTGTATTTGATTTATATACAGAGGAAAAACTgcaagaatttcaaaatgtaaatagtGTGACATTTAATAATAGTTTTGAAGATATAATGTGTTTTTCTAGTGGAgaatatttagcaattaaagTAGGTGATTTTGCGGAATACAGACAAAAATTTTCGGGACTTGTCATGGGTCACAATGAATCAAAAGTGTATTGTTTAAATGGTTCTTCTATTGTCACGTTAGAG GTACCCTTATCATTGTTTATGTATCAATATATTGATATTGGTCTTTTTTCTAATGCTTACAACATGGCATGTCTTGGAGTAGCAGATTCTGACTGGTTTGCTTTAGGAACAGCTGCTttagaaaatttggaattaaatattGCATACTCTTCCTTTgctagaataaaaaatttaaaatatatagaagttTTATCTGAAGTGGAAGAAAAACTTAAATCTGGAGAATGGGGAAGAGAAGCATGCATGGCTACTGCTGCAGCTGCTATGGGAAAACTGAAAGATGCTGCAAAACTTTTCCAAAAAGCTGGTTTACAACAATATGCATTAACTATGTACTCCGATCTACGTATGTTTGATATTGCACAAGAATTTATTGTTAGTGGAAATAATCAG GATCGTACAATTTTACTTCGTAAACGAGCAGAATGGGCTAAAAGTCTTGGAGAACCTCGTGCTGCGgcagaaatgtttctttcagCTGGAGATGTTGATCGCGCCATAAATATAATCGCAGAGTATGGCTGGATTGACATGTTAATTAAAGTTGGCAGACAACTTGATAAAGCAGATAGAGATAATTTAACTGTAATtgctaaaaaattaaaaaagctgGGTGCAACTCATGGTGCagcagaaatttttaatcgccTAGGAGATGATCCTGATGTAGCGGATGTTTTAGTAGAAGCCCAAGCTTGGCCAGAAGCATTTGAATTAGCTGAGAGAAATCCCAAACTGAAAGCTAGAATATATGGACCATATGCTAGATGGTTGGCAGAAACTGGCCATTTTTCTGAAGCACAAAAGG CATTTCAAATAGCTGGACAATCAGACGAATCTGTGATGGTTTTAATAATGTTGGCTAGAAATGCAGTTACTGAAAAAAGATTTCGTGATGCATCTTACTTTTATTGGCTTCTTTCTCAAATAAGCTTAAATCTTAATAAAACTGTGGATGAATTACAAACAATGTTTCTCCAATATTATGAAAAGGCTGAAATCTATTACGCATATCATGaagtacataaatatgta gaagaACCATTTACGTCATTAATGCCAGAAGCTCTTTTTAACATTGCGCGATTTCTTCTAactaaaacagaaaatattcaaatagaaGGAGTTTCAAGATTCACCATAATATACACATTGCTAAAACAATCTTCTTTGCTTGATGCTAATAAACTAACTATGCAATTACTtgagaaattacgaaaaacaaaaattccagTAAATCAACTTAGccaattagaaatttcaaatttaaatgcCCGAGCATCTTCTTATAGAGATCCTGAAGAACTTTTACCTCTTTGCTATAAATGTTCGACCTTTAATCCCCTGCTGCCATCAAGTAATCAGGGGCAATGTGTGCAATGTGgtctaaaatttcaatattcttttGTAATGTTTG aaattttACCATTGGTCGAATTTGAactagaagaaaatatttctgatgAAGAAGCAGAAAAACTAATAAATGACTCATTATCATCATCCGATGATATTACAACTACAAATCAGTTTTCTGTCACCTCTGAAATTGATCTTTTTACAGCACGATTAATGAAATATGAG GAAAAATCTAGTTCTTCTACTATAATCGTGGGAAGAAATGTCTTAAAAAGTATGGATCCATGTacagtattaattattaaatggcCAAAACCATTTAaaacaaagtattttaaaaatctccTACCtgatttacaaattacattcTGTAAATCTTGTTTAAAG TTATTTCATTCGGATGACTATGAACTGGCTTTATTAAGACACGGATATTGTCCATTTTGCAGaacagtaaataaaatttccaattag
- the LOC122572213 gene encoding intraflagellar transport protein 122 homolog isoform X4 has translation MCNFAGDQYILISGSNRQCLLMTYDGIQLINIGGTFSSWVWSCAVHPSSTHVALGCQDGTITYLQLSWDIIHGLYGDRYAYRENMTDVIIQNLITNQKVRIKCKDLIYRIAVYRNRLAVQLSERVIIYEPSNSNDGMHYRIYEKLNQTLNCNLLVVTTNNLILCTERQLQSLSFNGIIEREWILDGLVTYIKVVGGPIGQECLIIGLNTGYIVKIYLDNPFPAYIIKIEGSVRCLDISSLKEKIAVVSDHGILSVFDLYTEEKLQEFQNVNSVTFNNSFEDIMCFSSGEYLAIKVGDFAEYRQKFSGLVMGHNESKVYCLNGSSIVTLEVPLSLFMYQYIDIGLFSNAYNMACLGVADSDWFALGTAALENLELNIAYSSFARIKNLKYIEVLSEVEEKLKSGEWGREACMATAAAAMGKLKDAAKLFQKAGLQQYALTMYSDLRMFDIAQEFIVSGNNQDRTILLRKRAEWAKSLGEPRAAAEMFLSAGDVDRAINIIAEYGWIDMLIKVGRQLDKADRDNLTVIAKKLKKLGATHGAAEIFNRLGDDPDVADVLVEAQAWPEAFELAERNPKLKARIYGPYARWLAETGHFSEAQKAFQIAGQSDESVMVLIMLARNAVTEKRFRDASYFYWLLSQISLNLNKTVDELQTMFLQYYEKAEIYYAYHEVHKYVEEPFTSLMPEALFNIARFLLTKTENIQIEGVSRFTIIYTLLKQSSLLDANKLTMQLLEKLRKTKIPVNQLSQLEISNLNARASSYRDPEELLPLCYKCSTFNPLLPSSNQGQCVQCGLKFQYSFVMFEILPLVEFELEENISDEEAEKLINDSLSSSDDITTTNQFSVTSEIDLFTARLMKYEEKSSSSTIIVGRNVLKSMDPCTVLIIKWPKPFKTKYFKNLLPDLQITFCKSCLKLFHSDDYELALLRHGYCPFCRTVNKISN, from the exons ATGTGTAACTTTGCAGGagatcaatatattttaatttctggaAGTAATAGACAGTGTTTATTAATGACATATGATGGGATACAATTGATTAACATTGGTggtacattttcttcttggGTTTGGAGTTGTGCTGTACATCCAAGTTCTACACATGTt GCATTAGGTTGTCAAGATGGTACAATAACATATTTGCAGTTATCTTGGGACATTATACATGGATTATATGGAGATAGATATGCATATAGAGAAAATATGACTgatgtaataatacaaaatttaattactaatcAAAAAGTTCGCATTAAGTGCAAAGATTTG atatatcgtattgctgtgTATAGAAACAGATTAGCAGTTCAATTATCGGAAcgtgtaataatttatgaacCATCAAATTCCAATGATGGAATGCATTAtcgaatatatgaaaaattaaatcaaacattaaattgtaatttacttGTTGTCACTACGAACAACTTAATTTTATGTACAGAAAGACAATTACAAAGTCTATCTTTCAATGGTATAATAGAAAGAGAATGGATACTTGATGGACTTGTAACTTATATAAAAGTTGTTGGTGGACCAATTGGACAAGAGTGCCTTATTATAG gTTTAAATACTGGCTATAtagtgaaaatatatttagataatCCTTTCCCAgcatacataataaaaattgaggGTTCTGTAAGATGCCTCGATATCAGTtcattaaaggaaaaaattgcTGTTGTTAGTGATCATGGAATCCTTTCTGTATTTGATTTATATACAGAGGAAAAACTgcaagaatttcaaaatgtaaatagtGTGACATTTAATAATAGTTTTGAAGATATAATGTGTTTTTCTAGTGGAgaatatttagcaattaaagTAGGTGATTTTGCGGAATACAGACAAAAATTTTCGGGACTTGTCATGGGTCACAATGAATCAAAAGTGTATTGTTTAAATGGTTCTTCTATTGTCACGTTAGAG GTACCCTTATCATTGTTTATGTATCAATATATTGATATTGGTCTTTTTTCTAATGCTTACAACATGGCATGTCTTGGAGTAGCAGATTCTGACTGGTTTGCTTTAGGAACAGCTGCTttagaaaatttggaattaaatattGCATACTCTTCCTTTgctagaataaaaaatttaaaatatatagaagttTTATCTGAAGTGGAAGAAAAACTTAAATCTGGAGAATGGGGAAGAGAAGCATGCATGGCTACTGCTGCAGCTGCTATGGGAAAACTGAAAGATGCTGCAAAACTTTTCCAAAAAGCTGGTTTACAACAATATGCATTAACTATGTACTCCGATCTACGTATGTTTGATATTGCACAAGAATTTATTGTTAGTGGAAATAATCAG GATCGTACAATTTTACTTCGTAAACGAGCAGAATGGGCTAAAAGTCTTGGAGAACCTCGTGCTGCGgcagaaatgtttctttcagCTGGAGATGTTGATCGCGCCATAAATATAATCGCAGAGTATGGCTGGATTGACATGTTAATTAAAGTTGGCAGACAACTTGATAAAGCAGATAGAGATAATTTAACTGTAATtgctaaaaaattaaaaaagctgGGTGCAACTCATGGTGCagcagaaatttttaatcgccTAGGAGATGATCCTGATGTAGCGGATGTTTTAGTAGAAGCCCAAGCTTGGCCAGAAGCATTTGAATTAGCTGAGAGAAATCCCAAACTGAAAGCTAGAATATATGGACCATATGCTAGATGGTTGGCAGAAACTGGCCATTTTTCTGAAGCACAAAAGG CATTTCAAATAGCTGGACAATCAGACGAATCTGTGATGGTTTTAATAATGTTGGCTAGAAATGCAGTTACTGAAAAAAGATTTCGTGATGCATCTTACTTTTATTGGCTTCTTTCTCAAATAAGCTTAAATCTTAATAAAACTGTGGATGAATTACAAACAATGTTTCTCCAATATTATGAAAAGGCTGAAATCTATTACGCATATCATGaagtacataaatatgta gaagaACCATTTACGTCATTAATGCCAGAAGCTCTTTTTAACATTGCGCGATTTCTTCTAactaaaacagaaaatattcaaatagaaGGAGTTTCAAGATTCACCATAATATACACATTGCTAAAACAATCTTCTTTGCTTGATGCTAATAAACTAACTATGCAATTACTtgagaaattacgaaaaacaaaaattccagTAAATCAACTTAGccaattagaaatttcaaatttaaatgcCCGAGCATCTTCTTATAGAGATCCTGAAGAACTTTTACCTCTTTGCTATAAATGTTCGACCTTTAATCCCCTGCTGCCATCAAGTAATCAGGGGCAATGTGTGCAATGTGgtctaaaatttcaatattcttttGTAATGTTTG aaattttACCATTGGTCGAATTTGAactagaagaaaatatttctgatgAAGAAGCAGAAAAACTAATAAATGACTCATTATCATCATCCGATGATATTACAACTACAAATCAGTTTTCTGTCACCTCTGAAATTGATCTTTTTACAGCACGATTAATGAAATATGAG GAAAAATCTAGTTCTTCTACTATAATCGTGGGAAGAAATGTCTTAAAAAGTATGGATCCATGTacagtattaattattaaatggcCAAAACCATTTAaaacaaagtattttaaaaatctccTACCtgatttacaaattacattcTGTAAATCTTGTTTAAAG TTATTTCATTCGGATGACTATGAACTGGCTTTATTAAGACACGGATATTGTCCATTTTGCAGaacagtaaataaaatttccaattag
- the LOC122572213 gene encoding intraflagellar transport protein 122 homolog isoform X2: MVVVDYNRGKCAVDLSDQMIAYFTSHRRTLKWYIKLALELLLNTSISYAMILYKQATKTKIKVSDFRMALVMHFIQCHSLEPSNILIRQTLRHEMQKKEGEDLAEVLCIAEWNGTLSFYSISGKSLGKDRQLNFIPLKMCNFAGDQYILISGSNRQCLLMTYDGIQLINIGGTFSSWVWSCAVHPSSTHVALGCQDGTITYLQLSWDIIHGLYGDRYAYRENMTDVIIQNLITNQKVRIKCKDLIYRIAVYRNRLAVQLSERVIIYEPSNSNDGMHYRIYEKLNQTLNCNLLVVTTNNLILCTERQLQSLSFNGIIEREWILDGLVTYIKVVGGPIGQECLIIGLNTGYIVKIYLDNPFPAYIIKIEGSVRCLDISSLKEKIAVVSDHGILSVFDLYTEEKLQEFQNVNSVTFNNSFEDIMCFSSGEYLAIKVGDFAEYRQKFSGLVMGHNESKVYCLNGSSIVTLEVPLSLFMYQYIDIGLFSNAYNMACLGVADSDWFALGTAALENLELNIAYSSFARIKNLKYIEVLSEVEEKLKSGEWGREACMATAAAAMGKLKDAAKLFQKAGLQQYALTMYSDLRMFDIAQEFIVSGNNQDRTILLRKRAEWAKSLGEPRAAAEMFLSAGDVDRAINIIAEYGWIDMLIKVGRQLDKADRDNLTVIAKKLKKLGATHGAAEIFNRLGDDPDVADVLVEAQAWPEAFELAERNPKLKARIYGPYARWLAETGHFSEAQKAFQIAGQSDESVMVLIMLARNAVTEKRFRDASYFYWLLSQISLNLNKTVDELQTMFLQYYEKAEIYYAYHEVHKYVEEPFTSLMPEALFNIARFLLTKTENIQIEGVSRFTIIYTLLKQSSLLDANKLTMQLLEKLRKTKIPVNQLSQLEISNLNARASSYRDPEELLPLCYKCSTFNPLLPSSNQGQCVQCGLKFQYSFVMFEILPLVEFELEENISDEEAEKLINDSLSSSDDITTTNQFSVTSEIDLFTARLMKYEEKSSSSTIIVGRNVLKSMDPCTVLIIKWPKPFKTKYFKNLLPDLQITFCKSCLKLFHSDDYELALLRHGYCPFCRTVNKISN, from the exons ATGGTAGTAGTAGATTACAACAGAGGAAAATGTGCTGTAGATTTATCAGATCAAATGATAGCATATTTTACATCACATAGAAGAACCCTCAagtggtatataaaattagctttagagttattgttaaatacatcaatttcatACGCGATGATACTCTATAAACAAGCAACAAAAACGAAAATCAAGGTATCAGATTTTAGAATGGCACTCGTAATGCATTTTATACAGTGCCATTCACTAGAGCCGTCAAATATTCTTATTCGACAAACATTGCGACACGaaatgcagaagaaagaagg GGAAGATTTAGCAGAAGTTCTCTGTATTGCAGAATGGAATGGAACCCTAtcgttttattcaatttcagGAAAATCATTGGGGAAAGATAGACAACTCAATTTTATACCACTTAAAATGTGTAACTTTGCAGGagatcaatatattttaatttctggaAGTAATAGACAGTGTTTATTAATGACATATGATGGGATACAATTGATTAACATTGGTggtacattttcttcttggGTTTGGAGTTGTGCTGTACATCCAAGTTCTACACATGTt GCATTAGGTTGTCAAGATGGTACAATAACATATTTGCAGTTATCTTGGGACATTATACATGGATTATATGGAGATAGATATGCATATAGAGAAAATATGACTgatgtaataatacaaaatttaattactaatcAAAAAGTTCGCATTAAGTGCAAAGATTTG atatatcgtattgctgtgTATAGAAACAGATTAGCAGTTCAATTATCGGAAcgtgtaataatttatgaacCATCAAATTCCAATGATGGAATGCATTAtcgaatatatgaaaaattaaatcaaacattaaattgtaatttacttGTTGTCACTACGAACAACTTAATTTTATGTACAGAAAGACAATTACAAAGTCTATCTTTCAATGGTATAATAGAAAGAGAATGGATACTTGATGGACTTGTAACTTATATAAAAGTTGTTGGTGGACCAATTGGACAAGAGTGCCTTATTATAG gTTTAAATACTGGCTATAtagtgaaaatatatttagataatCCTTTCCCAgcatacataataaaaattgaggGTTCTGTAAGATGCCTCGATATCAGTtcattaaaggaaaaaattgcTGTTGTTAGTGATCATGGAATCCTTTCTGTATTTGATTTATATACAGAGGAAAAACTgcaagaatttcaaaatgtaaatagtGTGACATTTAATAATAGTTTTGAAGATATAATGTGTTTTTCTAGTGGAgaatatttagcaattaaagTAGGTGATTTTGCGGAATACAGACAAAAATTTTCGGGACTTGTCATGGGTCACAATGAATCAAAAGTGTATTGTTTAAATGGTTCTTCTATTGTCACGTTAGAG GTACCCTTATCATTGTTTATGTATCAATATATTGATATTGGTCTTTTTTCTAATGCTTACAACATGGCATGTCTTGGAGTAGCAGATTCTGACTGGTTTGCTTTAGGAACAGCTGCTttagaaaatttggaattaaatattGCATACTCTTCCTTTgctagaataaaaaatttaaaatatatagaagttTTATCTGAAGTGGAAGAAAAACTTAAATCTGGAGAATGGGGAAGAGAAGCATGCATGGCTACTGCTGCAGCTGCTATGGGAAAACTGAAAGATGCTGCAAAACTTTTCCAAAAAGCTGGTTTACAACAATATGCATTAACTATGTACTCCGATCTACGTATGTTTGATATTGCACAAGAATTTATTGTTAGTGGAAATAATCAG GATCGTACAATTTTACTTCGTAAACGAGCAGAATGGGCTAAAAGTCTTGGAGAACCTCGTGCTGCGgcagaaatgtttctttcagCTGGAGATGTTGATCGCGCCATAAATATAATCGCAGAGTATGGCTGGATTGACATGTTAATTAAAGTTGGCAGACAACTTGATAAAGCAGATAGAGATAATTTAACTGTAATtgctaaaaaattaaaaaagctgGGTGCAACTCATGGTGCagcagaaatttttaatcgccTAGGAGATGATCCTGATGTAGCGGATGTTTTAGTAGAAGCCCAAGCTTGGCCAGAAGCATTTGAATTAGCTGAGAGAAATCCCAAACTGAAAGCTAGAATATATGGACCATATGCTAGATGGTTGGCAGAAACTGGCCATTTTTCTGAAGCACAAAAGG CATTTCAAATAGCTGGACAATCAGACGAATCTGTGATGGTTTTAATAATGTTGGCTAGAAATGCAGTTACTGAAAAAAGATTTCGTGATGCATCTTACTTTTATTGGCTTCTTTCTCAAATAAGCTTAAATCTTAATAAAACTGTGGATGAATTACAAACAATGTTTCTCCAATATTATGAAAAGGCTGAAATCTATTACGCATATCATGaagtacataaatatgta gaagaACCATTTACGTCATTAATGCCAGAAGCTCTTTTTAACATTGCGCGATTTCTTCTAactaaaacagaaaatattcaaatagaaGGAGTTTCAAGATTCACCATAATATACACATTGCTAAAACAATCTTCTTTGCTTGATGCTAATAAACTAACTATGCAATTACTtgagaaattacgaaaaacaaaaattccagTAAATCAACTTAGccaattagaaatttcaaatttaaatgcCCGAGCATCTTCTTATAGAGATCCTGAAGAACTTTTACCTCTTTGCTATAAATGTTCGACCTTTAATCCCCTGCTGCCATCAAGTAATCAGGGGCAATGTGTGCAATGTGgtctaaaatttcaatattcttttGTAATGTTTG aaattttACCATTGGTCGAATTTGAactagaagaaaatatttctgatgAAGAAGCAGAAAAACTAATAAATGACTCATTATCATCATCCGATGATATTACAACTACAAATCAGTTTTCTGTCACCTCTGAAATTGATCTTTTTACAGCACGATTAATGAAATATGAG GAAAAATCTAGTTCTTCTACTATAATCGTGGGAAGAAATGTCTTAAAAAGTATGGATCCATGTacagtattaattattaaatggcCAAAACCATTTAaaacaaagtattttaaaaatctccTACCtgatttacaaattacattcTGTAAATCTTGTTTAAAG TTATTTCATTCGGATGACTATGAACTGGCTTTATTAAGACACGGATATTGTCCATTTTGCAGaacagtaaataaaatttccaattag